One segment of Hordeum vulgare subsp. vulgare unplaced genomic scaffold, MorexV3_pseudomolecules_assembly, whole genome shotgun sequence DNA contains the following:
- the LOC123419577 gene encoding rust resistance kinase Lr10-like, with protein MRKLLAIALLLLLPLINHGIYLATAWDDKDFFKYCPPSQCSEHGPEIRYPLCLESSNTSSCGCGDRTTRKLACSGQDTILFHPVLGPYNVSAIDYRRSSMKIIPLVDPCLVLKQKLVISRNSSSPQVDVFNDEMPSSDRFFIRSSPTALVHCSREFAPGAADGIVGPVSCLSNTTHFFYLVAGYEDMSLLPLDCKVITVSDNVRGDLIPMYWTCSPLFDPGYFKKQAETFLGSAETEVCWEDYDCRQCERSGRRCAFSSERNEQFCMPGGSRIKVIAATSSVAAFVVLLLTVATVLYLSLKTRYNAEIHLKVEMFLKTYGTSKPTRYTFSQVKKMARRFKEKVGQRGFGSVYKGKLPNGVPVAVKMLENSTGEGEVFINEVATIGLIHHANIVRLLGFCSEGMRRALIYEFMPNESLEKYIFSNDPNIFQNLLVPDKLLDISLGIARGMEYLHQGCNQRILHFDIKPHNILLDYNFNPKISDFGLAKLCARDQSIVTLTAARGTMGYIAPELYSRNFGGVSYKSDVFSFGMLVLEMVSGRRNSDPSVESQNDVYLPEWIYEKVINGEELALTLEATQEEKEKVRQLAMVALWCIQWNPRNRPSMTKVVNMLTGRLQSLQMPPKPFVSYENEPVL; from the exons ATGCGTAAATTACTTGCCATagccctgctgctgctgctgcctctGATCAACCACGGAATCTACTTGGCAACGGCATGGGACGATAAAGATTTCTTCAAATACTGCCCACCATCCCAGTGCAGCGAACACGGCCCAGAGATCAGGTATCCTTTATGCCTTGAATCCAGCAATACATCATCATGTGGTTGTGGTGACAGAACAACCAGGAAGTTAGCATGCTCTGGTCAAGACACCATCCTTTTTCACCCCGTTCTTGGCCCATACAATGTTAGCGCCATAGATTACAGGCGTTCTTCAATGAAGATTATCCCGCTTGTAGACCCATGTTTGGTGCTCAAGCAGAAGCTCGTCATCTCCAGAAACTCATCATCTCCACAAGTTGATGTTTTCAATGATGAGATGCCAAGTAGTGACCGATTTTTCATCCGGAGTTCTCCAACAGCCCTGGTGCACTGTTCAAGAGAGTTCGCACCTGGTGCTGCCGATGGGATTGTTGGCCCAGTCTCCTGCCTTAGCAACACAACCCACTTCTTTTATTTGGTGGCTGGTTATGAAGACATGTCTCTTCTTCCGTTGGACTGCAAGGTCATCACAGTCTCAGATAATGTCCGTGGCGATCTGATACCCATGTATTGGACTTGCAGTCCATTATTCGACCCAGGGTACTTCAAGAAACAAGCAGAAACATTCCTCGGTTCTGCTGAGACCGAGGTGTGTTGGGAAGATTACGATTGCAGACAATGTGAGCGCAGTGGGCGACGCTGCGCTTTCAGCTCAGAACGGAATGAACAATTCTGTATGCCTGGCG GTTCCCGTATCAAAGTCATCGCAG CTACGTCATCGGTGGCCGCATTTGTTGTTCTTTTGTTAACGGTGGCCACTGTGCTTTATCTTTCACTCAAGACAAGATATAACGCGGAGATACATTTGAAGGTTGAAATGTTTCTCAAGACATATGGAACATCGAAACCCACGAGGTACACTTTCTCTCAAGTTAAGAAGATGGCAAGACGGTTTAAGGAAAAAGTAGGGCAGAGAGGATTTGGAAGTGTCTACAAAGGCAAGCTACCAAATGGAGTGCCTGTGGCAGTCAAGATGCTAGAGAACTCTACAGGAGAGGGAGAAGTATTCATCAACGAAGTTGCAACCATCGGACTAATCCACCATGCCAATATTGTCCGCCTCCTGGGATTTTGTTCCGAAGGAATGAGACGGGCTCTTATTTACGAATTCATGCCTAACGAGTCACTGGAGAAATACATATTCTCTAATGACCCTAACATTTTTCAGAACCTTCTGGTACCAGACAAGCTGCTAGATATTTCTTTAGGcatcgccagaggaatggagTACCTGCATCAAGGGTGCAACCAGCGCATCCTCCACTTTGACATCAAGCCTCACAACATCCTGCTCGACTACAACTTCAACCCAAAGATCTCAGACTTTGGCCTTGCCAAGTTGTGCGCGAGGGACCAAAGCATCGTCACCTTAACCGCAGCAAGAGGCACAATGGGCTACATTGCACCAGAGCTATATTCCCGGAACTTTGGGGGAGTATCGTACAAGTCGGACGTGTTCAGTTTCGGCATGCTGGTGTTAGAGATGGTGAGCGGAAGGAGGAACTCAGACCCAAGTGTTGAGAGCCAGAACGATGTTTACCTCCCGGAGTGGATCTACGAGAAAGTGATCAATGGGGAGGAGTTGGCGCTTACTCTGGAAGCGActcaagaagagaaagagaaggtgAGGCAGCTGGCGATGGTGGCACTGTGGTGTATTCAGTGGAACCCGAGAAACCGGCCGTCGATGACGAAGGTGGTTAACATGCTAACAGGGAGGCTGCAGAGTCTGCAGATGCCACCAAAGCCTTTCGTCTCATATGAGAATGAACCTGTGCTGTAA